In Pelmatolapia mariae isolate MD_Pm_ZW linkage group LG8, Pm_UMD_F_2, whole genome shotgun sequence, one genomic interval encodes:
- the ghdc gene encoding GH3 domain-containing protein, whose translation MSSSCFRVALPLCFAVLSVVLAISGQTPAMPSPLPAVIGLCSVAGMALILKIKVENRTLSSLLSQHVAVKVVGWLGRRQRRKLEADTLKVKEIQQETLLKRLRKNADTYYGRQYDFSSIKDIKEFQACHPITTYTHYQDLINRIAAGEEKLIIAEKPLILAMTSGTSGSSAMLLSTKDTNTEFFLQGVTVCLDAMQQAFPETKSLQRTTKFFYTPTFRQSEAGIPIGPNSSTPASSRHILNLYTTPAPAFKVPSEKDTLYLHLLFALKDPNVGTLESNFASTVFYAFSALQERWQELVEDIERGKISTALSLEPKVRAKLEALMKPDPQRASQLQAHFQDGFRGIAKRLWPHLNLVLAVDSGSNQIYGEMLRESYCKGVPFYSPFYAATEGLIGVNLWPQESERRYLLCPRSMFCEFLPESSLDEEAPHTLLMEEVKEGENYELLVTNASGLYRYRIGDIVKVVGFHNQCPIVEFQYRRGQMLNVRGEKVSEALFLSALKKAVAQWPGAQLVDYCCAESGILGDTIGGSDPHYQVFLELKGVRRLTEEQRHKLDISLQQASAVYKSFRIKGSIGPMRVQLVAEGAFSKLCKQMMAYSSTSPNTFKMQRVLRRKEYAEFLLGKTIS comes from the exons ATGTCTTCATCTTGTTTTCGCGTTGCACTTCCGCTTTGTTTTGCCGTTTTATCGGTCGTCCTGGCCATCAGCGGACAGACTCCCG CCATGCCGTCCCCTCTCCCCGCTGTCATCGGTTTGTGCTCTGTGGCCGGGATGGCACTCATCTTGAAGATAAAGGTTGAAAACCGGACGTTAAGCAGCCTTCTGAGCCAGCATGTAGCGGTGAAGGTTGTAGGCTGGCTGGGCAGGCGGCAGAGAAGGAAACTTGAAGCCGACACACTCAAAGTGAAAGAAATCCAACAGGAGACGCTGCTGAAGCGCTTGCGTAAAAACGCAGATACGTATTATGGAAGACAGTACGACTTCAGCTCAATTAAAG ATATTAAAGAATTTCAGGCATGCCATCCTATTACTACATACACGCACTATCAAGACCTAATCAACCGCATCGCAGCTGGAGAAGAGAAGCTCATCATTGCAGAGAAGCCATTAATTCTGGCCATGACCTCCGGGACATCAGGATCCAGCGCCATGCTGCTCAGCACTAAGGACACCAACACTGAGTTCTTCCTGCAG GGAGTAACTGTGTGCTTAGATGCCATGCAGCAGGCATTCCCTGAGACCAAGAGCCTTCAACGCACCACCAAGTTCTTTTACACTCCTACTTTTCGGCAGTCTGAGGCTGGAATTCCCATCGGACCAAACTCCTCGACACCAGCCTCCTCACGCCACATCCTAAACCTGTACACGACTCCAGCACCTGCCTTCAAG GTTCCCAGTGAGAAGGACACGCTCTatttgcatcttctttttgcGCTGAAAGATCCTAATGTGGGAACTCTGGAGTCCAACTTTGCCTCCACAGTTTTCTATGCCTTCAGTGCCCTACAG GAGCGTTGGCAGGAACTTGTGGAGGACATTGAACGGGGGAAAATCAGCACTGCTCTGTCTCTGGAGCCCAAAGTGAGGGCCAAGCTTGAAGCGCTAATGAAGCCAGACCCACAGAGAGCTTCCCAGCTCCAGGCCCACTTCCAGGATGGCTTCAGGGGGATTGCCAAGCGCCTGTGGCCTCATCTGAACCTGGTCCTGGCAGTGGACTCAGGCTCCAATCAGATCTACGGTGAAATGTTGAGGGAGAGTTACTGCAAAGGAGTGCCTTTCTACTCGCCCTTCTATGCTGCTACTGAAG GTTTAATTGGGGTGAACCTGTGGCCTCAGGAGTCAGAAAGACGTTACTTGCTGTGCCCTCGCTCAATGTTCTGCGAGTTCCTCCCAGAGAGCAGCCTGGATGAGGAGGCCCCTCACACTCtgctgatggaggaggtgaaggAGGGCGAAAACTATGAGCTGCTTGTCACAAATGCTTCAGGACTTTACAG ATATCGCATCGGAGACATTGTAAAAGTTGTTGGATTTCACAACCAGTGCCCCATCGTGGAGTTTCAGTACAG ACGAGGTCAGATGCTGAACGTTCGAGGAGAGAAAGTGTCAGAAGCGTTGTTTCTCAGTGCTTTGAAGAAGGCCGTCGCTCAGTGGCCAGGAGCTCAGCTGGTTGACTACTGCTGTGCTGAGAGCGGCATCCTGG GAGATACAATTGGTGGCTCGGACCCTCACTACCAGGTGTTCTTAGAGCTGAAAGGTGTGAGGAGGCTTACAGAGGAACAACGACATAAG CTGGACATTTCTCTCCAGCAGGCTTCGGCCGTCTACAAATCCTTCCGTATCAAAGGCAGCATCGGGCCAATGAGAGTGCAGCTGGTGGCAGAGGGAGCGTTTAGCAAACTTTGTAAGCAGATGATGGCGTACTCGAGCACCTCACCCAATACGTTCAAAATGCAGCGGGTGCTGCGCAGGAAAGAATATGCTGAATTCCTTCTGGGCAAAACGATTTCCTGA